One Brachybacterium aquaticum genomic region harbors:
- a CDS encoding DNA polymerase Y family protein: MTTTRERTDRAELAASADATRTADATRTVAVTVPDWPLLAALDRHQRRTEAEGAASTAPASAAPASAAPAGSAPAPVDSASAPSPAPVDPARTPVLLIDQHRVTHAGPAARAAGAMPGMTRRAARAACPEALVLEADREQESALFELVAAAVDTIAAGVDVLRPGVLLMAARGPARHHGGEAALAEHLLDAVAELTGWDCTVGIADGPFAALLAAGPGRIVRPGRSADYLAPHPIAALRRAPVGPGWGHRGQPSATRPERRLDLDETVDLLQRLGITTLGDLAALPSAAVADRFGPDVATLHLLARGLEPAPPAAHHPTQPLLAETTLETPLVRTDQAAFIARPLAEKLHAQLVERGLVCTRLRIVARTESGEEMERTWRHDGALGVGDVVDRIRWQCDGWITRARLGGPATGAIVRLGLHPLQLAPAGESAPALWGGAGESAQRAGRAFARAQGLAGEEAVQVPVAVGGRLLAAQTATIPWRSERPERREGPWPGSLPRPVPATVFRTPPPVALEDADGRPVVVTARGLLSTAPARMLVTAPGLPALQRAGLRAGSGFPVLAHGAPTVLDERWWTPDGTRAARLQLVLRGADAEETAVLALSRAGEWTLEGLYD; the protein is encoded by the coding sequence GTGACGACGACGAGAGAGAGGACCGACCGGGCCGAGCTCGCCGCGTCGGCCGACGCGACCCGCACGGCCGACGCGACCCGCACCGTCGCCGTCACCGTCCCGGACTGGCCGCTGCTGGCGGCGCTGGACCGCCACCAGCGCCGGACCGAGGCCGAGGGCGCCGCGAGCACTGCCCCTGCGAGCGCTGCCCCCGCGAGCGCTGCCCCCGCCGGCTCCGCGCCCGCCCCCGTCGACAGTGCCTCTGCTCCTTCCCCCGCGCCCGTCGACCCCGCCCGCACGCCCGTGCTCCTCATCGACCAGCACCGCGTCACCCATGCCGGTCCCGCCGCCCGTGCGGCCGGGGCGATGCCGGGGATGACCCGTCGGGCGGCCCGCGCCGCCTGTCCCGAGGCGCTCGTGCTCGAGGCCGACCGGGAGCAGGAGAGCGCCCTGTTCGAGCTGGTCGCCGCCGCGGTGGACACCATCGCCGCCGGGGTGGACGTGCTGCGCCCCGGGGTGCTGCTGATGGCCGCTCGCGGGCCGGCCCGCCACCACGGCGGGGAGGCGGCCCTGGCCGAGCACCTCCTGGACGCGGTCGCGGAGCTCACCGGCTGGGACTGCACGGTCGGGATCGCCGACGGCCCCTTCGCCGCGCTGCTGGCCGCCGGGCCCGGTCGGATCGTGCGCCCCGGCCGCAGCGCCGACTACCTCGCCCCGCACCCGATCGCCGCGCTGCGTCGCGCCCCCGTCGGCCCCGGCTGGGGCCATCGCGGCCAGCCCTCCGCGACCCGGCCCGAGCGCCGCCTGGACCTCGACGAGACCGTCGACCTGCTCCAGCGCCTCGGGATCACGACGCTCGGTGACCTGGCCGCTCTGCCGTCGGCCGCCGTCGCCGACCGCTTCGGACCCGACGTCGCCACCCTCCACCTGCTCGCCCGCGGGCTCGAGCCCGCCCCGCCCGCCGCGCACCACCCCACCCAGCCGCTGCTGGCCGAGACCACGCTCGAGACGCCGCTGGTGCGCACCGACCAGGCGGCCTTCATCGCCCGGCCCCTCGCCGAGAAGCTCCACGCCCAGCTGGTCGAGCGGGGGCTGGTGTGCACGCGGCTGCGGATCGTGGCCCGCACCGAGAGCGGGGAGGAGATGGAGCGCACCTGGCGGCACGACGGGGCGCTCGGCGTCGGCGACGTCGTGGATCGCATCCGCTGGCAGTGCGACGGCTGGATCACCCGCGCGCGGCTCGGCGGGCCGGCGACCGGGGCGATCGTCCGCCTCGGGCTGCACCCCCTGCAGCTGGCCCCGGCGGGGGAGAGCGCCCCGGCGCTCTGGGGCGGGGCGGGGGAGTCCGCCCAGCGCGCCGGTCGCGCCTTCGCCCGCGCCCAGGGCCTGGCGGGGGAGGAGGCCGTGCAGGTGCCGGTCGCCGTCGGCGGGAGGCTGCTGGCCGCGCAGACCGCGACGATCCCCTGGCGCAGCGAGCGGCCCGAGCGTCGCGAGGGCCCCTGGCCCGGCTCCCTGCCCCGCCCCGTCCCCGCGACCGTGTTCCGCACCCCGCCGCCGGTGGCGCTCGAGGACGCCGACGGGCGCCCCGTGGTCGTCACCGCCCGCGGGCTGCTCAGCACCGCCCCGGCGCGGATGCTGGTCACCGCCCCCGGCCTGCCCGCCCTGCAGCGCGCCGGCCTGCGTGCGGGCTCGGGCTTCCCCGTGCTCGCCCACGGCGCGCCGACCGTGCTGGACGAGCGCTGGTGGACGCCCGACGGCACCCGTGCCGCCCGCCTCCAGCTCGTGCTGCGCGGCGCCGACGCCGAGGAGACCGCCGTCCTCGCCCTGTCGCGGGCGGGGGAATGGACGCTGGAGGGGCTCTATGACTGA